Proteins encoded in a region of the Schaalia hyovaginalis genome:
- a CDS encoding Y-family DNA polymerase, whose product MRRMVLWVPDWPVASLVVDLPPGARGAVARRERIECATIGAREAGVRPGMRVSTAQYLCPDLIIAPRDEDREGRAFEEVLRAFDSVAAGVVSFRPGLASAPARPAARWHGSEEAAASALVDAVAAATGVECFVGAASGPLAAIAAAREQRIVPDSDTGAFLAKIPLRECLPLLPPSLRAQGREGIALLDVLGVRTCGDLLALARGRELPLARPARIPADLSRSIEPEEDAASLDLIVFPVRRAALCLAEELARTGLSSQLLEIETETEDGRSRRRTWSGVDVGDPAVVVERVRWQLKGWIDHPDAEGAPAARLRRIRVTAAQPFAAGASRPLWGGESERSEIERLVERLRSLLGEDAVKTPRLQGGWDPRTRAVLLPWGETDPDAPAREGEWEGNLALSPSTVLEAPEPVLLLGGLTGFEAVGVTARGELDRTARRLRSDDARPRRGPSLLAGRTLSVEVLGRPWAIRGRWWEPGELRGARVYVRVRRPEGADLLLVNREGRWWIDSVFD is encoded by the coding sequence ATGAGGCGCATGGTGCTGTGGGTCCCCGATTGGCCGGTCGCCTCCCTCGTCGTGGATCTTCCCCCCGGCGCTCGCGGCGCCGTCGCCCGACGCGAGCGCATCGAATGCGCCACGATCGGGGCGAGGGAAGCGGGAGTGCGCCCGGGAATGCGCGTGAGCACCGCCCAATACCTGTGCCCGGACCTCATCATCGCCCCCAGGGACGAGGACCGCGAAGGGCGCGCCTTCGAAGAGGTCCTCAGGGCTTTCGACTCGGTCGCGGCAGGCGTCGTCTCATTCCGGCCGGGGCTCGCCTCGGCGCCGGCCCGCCCCGCCGCGCGGTGGCACGGATCGGAGGAGGCCGCGGCCTCGGCCCTCGTCGATGCCGTCGCGGCGGCCACGGGCGTCGAATGCTTCGTCGGGGCGGCTTCGGGGCCCCTTGCGGCGATCGCGGCCGCGCGGGAACAGCGCATCGTCCCCGATTCCGATACGGGGGCCTTTCTCGCGAAGATCCCGCTTCGAGAATGCCTCCCGCTCCTGCCCCCCTCCCTGCGTGCCCAGGGGCGTGAGGGGATCGCCCTGCTCGATGTCCTGGGGGTGCGCACCTGCGGGGACCTCCTCGCGCTCGCCCGGGGGCGTGAGCTTCCGCTCGCCCGCCCTGCGCGGATTCCTGCGGATCTCAGTCGCAGCATCGAGCCGGAAGAAGACGCCGCCAGCCTCGATCTCATCGTCTTCCCCGTGCGTCGAGCGGCCCTCTGCCTGGCCGAGGAGCTCGCGCGCACCGGATTGAGCTCTCAGCTCCTCGAAATCGAGACCGAGACCGAGGACGGGCGCTCGCGCCGGCGCACCTGGTCGGGAGTCGATGTGGGCGATCCCGCCGTCGTGGTGGAAAGGGTCCGCTGGCAGCTCAAGGGCTGGATCGATCACCCGGACGCCGAGGGGGCGCCCGCCGCGAGGCTCCGCCGCATCCGCGTGACGGCCGCGCAGCCCTTCGCCGCCGGAGCATCGCGCCCCCTGTGGGGAGGCGAATCCGAGCGGAGTGAAATCGAGCGGCTCGTCGAACGCCTCCGTTCCCTCCTCGGCGAGGACGCGGTCAAGACGCCGCGCCTTCAAGGGGGCTGGGATCCTCGGACTCGGGCGGTGCTGCTCCCCTGGGGCGAAACGGATCCGGACGCCCCCGCGCGTGAGGGCGAATGGGAGGGGAATCTCGCCCTGTCCCCCTCAACAGTCCTGGAGGCGCCGGAACCCGTTCTCCTCCTCGGGGGCCTCACGGGCTTCGAAGCGGTGGGCGTGACGGCGAGGGGGGAGCTCGACCGGACTGCGCGACGGCTGCGCTCAGATGACGCTCGACCCCGCCGCGGGCCTTCCCTGCTCGCGGGGCGCACGCTCAGCGTCGAGGTGCTCGGCAGGCCCTGGGCGATACGGGGGCGGTGGTGGGAGCCCGGCGAGCTCCGGGGCGCACGCGTCTACGTGCGCGTCCGCCGCCCGGAGGGGGCGGATCTGCTGCTCGTCAACAGGGAGGGGCGGTGGTGGATCGACTCCGTTTTCGACTAG